Proteins encoded by one window of Anaeromyxobacter diazotrophicus:
- a CDS encoding PhoH family protein: MKKNFILDTNVLLHDPRSIFGFGDNNVVVPIHVIEEIDNFKRDLSSLGRNARQVSRYLDEFRVQGSLGDGVSLGPDKGTIRVLIGTHKLPPEIGEGHSVDNHILATALDVRDRETLPAVFVTKDTNLRIRADAVGLHAEDYDVEEVNLDTLWTGVAEVDVGPEAVNAFYTDGSVAVEPALDPPPPNEFVVLRDKSNPQHSAVGKYSAAKQAYVPLIKIPKEGVWGIRPRNKEQSFALDLLLNDEIRLVTIVGKAGTGKTLLAIAAGLQKAMEESVYGKLLVSRPIFPLGRDIGYLPGDVEEKLNPWMQPIFDNVEYLMNLSRSEKKQGRGYHELIDLGIMEIEPLTYIRGRSIPNQYIIVDEAQNLTPHEVKTIITRCGDGTKIVLTGDPYQIDNPYVDATNNGLIHVANRFKNERLAGHVTMSKGERSPLAELAANLL, translated from the coding sequence TTGAAGAAGAACTTCATCCTCGACACGAACGTCCTGCTCCACGATCCGCGTTCCATCTTCGGCTTCGGCGACAACAACGTCGTCGTCCCGATCCACGTCATCGAGGAGATCGACAACTTCAAGCGGGACCTGTCGTCGCTCGGCCGCAACGCGCGCCAGGTGAGCCGCTACCTCGACGAGTTCCGGGTGCAGGGGAGCCTGGGAGACGGCGTGTCGCTGGGCCCCGACAAGGGGACCATCCGCGTGCTCATCGGCACGCACAAGCTCCCGCCCGAGATCGGCGAGGGGCACTCCGTCGACAACCACATCCTGGCCACCGCGCTCGACGTCCGCGACCGGGAGACGCTCCCGGCGGTCTTCGTCACCAAGGACACGAACCTCCGCATCCGCGCGGACGCGGTCGGGCTCCACGCCGAGGACTACGACGTCGAGGAGGTGAACCTCGACACGCTCTGGACCGGAGTGGCCGAGGTCGACGTCGGGCCCGAGGCGGTGAACGCCTTCTACACCGACGGCTCGGTGGCGGTGGAGCCCGCGCTCGACCCGCCGCCGCCGAACGAGTTCGTGGTGCTGCGGGACAAGTCGAACCCGCAGCACAGCGCGGTGGGCAAGTACAGCGCGGCGAAGCAGGCCTACGTCCCGCTCATCAAGATCCCGAAGGAGGGCGTGTGGGGCATCCGGCCCCGCAACAAGGAGCAGTCCTTCGCGCTCGACCTCCTGCTCAACGACGAGATCCGCCTCGTCACCATCGTCGGCAAGGCCGGCACCGGCAAGACGCTGCTCGCCATCGCGGCCGGCCTGCAGAAGGCGATGGAGGAGAGCGTCTACGGCAAGCTGCTCGTCTCGCGGCCCATCTTCCCGCTCGGCCGCGACATCGGCTACCTGCCCGGCGACGTGGAGGAGAAGCTCAACCCCTGGATGCAGCCCATCTTCGACAACGTCGAGTACCTCATGAACCTGTCGCGCTCCGAGAAGAAGCAGGGGCGCGGCTACCACGAGCTCATCGACCTCGGGATCATGGAGATCGAGCCGCTCACCTACATCCGCGGCCGCTCCATCCCGAACCAGTACATCATCGTGGACGAGGCGCAGAACCTCACGCCGCACGAGGTGAAGACCATCATCACCCGCTGCGGCGACGGGACGAAGATCGTCCTCACCGGCGACCCCTACCAGATCGACAACCCGTACGTGGACGCCACCAACAACGGCCTCATCCACGTCGCCAACCGCTTCAAGAACGAGCGGCTGGCCGGGCACGTCACCATGTCGAAGGGCGAGCGCAGCCCGCTGGCCGAGCTGGCGGCGAACCTGCTGTAG
- a CDS encoding DUF493 domain-containing protein, with amino-acid sequence MTDDPGAASGVKLDYPLEYEFKIMGLAGDDFAEHARRLVERVAGAAPPERVRVRASAAGKYHAVSVVTVLASEEQRRAVYLALHEDARVVYYL; translated from the coding sequence ATGACCGACGACCCGGGAGCGGCGAGCGGCGTGAAGCTCGACTACCCGCTCGAGTACGAGTTCAAGATCATGGGCCTGGCCGGCGACGACTTCGCCGAGCACGCCCGCCGCCTGGTCGAGCGGGTGGCTGGCGCCGCGCCGCCGGAGCGCGTGAGGGTCCGCGCCAGCGCGGCCGGGAAGTACCACGCGGTGTCGGTGGTGACGGTGCTCGCGAGCGAGGAGCAGCGGCGCGCCGTGTACCTGGCGCTGCACGAGGATGCGCGGGTCGTGTACTACCTGTGA